The Tribolium castaneum strain GA2 chromosome 3, icTriCast1.1, whole genome shotgun sequence sequence CTGGAGGTGAGGAATTGCAATTGTTGGATGCTGTGGAGTTGTATGGGTTTGGGAATTGGGAGTTGGTGAGCCAACATGTTGAAACACGGACCCCTGaaggtatttttttatggGGGAATTCTGTGAAAATtaaggaattttttttgtagaagtGAGAGATGAATATATTTCGCGTTATTTGGACGGTAATATTGGAAAAGCCACTTGGGCTGAATCGAGAGACCGTCAACCGATGTTGATTGATCATGTACCTGAAGATAATGGACCATTATCGCCTGCAGTGATTGCAAGGTTGCCACCTTTAGATATAACTCTAGAAGAAGCTCAATTGTTAGGGTATAAACCACATAGGGACGATTTTGAACGGGTATTACAATCAATAATTAAtcatttatattaattaatcaattgcTTAATGTAGGAATATGATATGCCAGCTGAACAACTGGTTTCAACTTTACAATTAGACACAGCTGAAGACACCGAAGTCGAAGTAGCGCTAAAATTATCAATGGTTGATATGTACACTAGGAGATTAAGAGAAAGAGCGAAACGAAAACGAATCGTTCGCGACTACCAATTGgttgcaaaatttttctcaaaCCAAAGAAAAGATTCAAATAAGAGACCTCTAACAAAAGAGCAAAGGTATCAATCTAGTTTTCTTGACAATGAAGGAAGTTTGTCAGTTACCATGGTGTTAAAATCTTTAGTTTACTTTCGTAACTATGGTGACGAAAAACTTCCTTCGTTCATCAAGCAACCCGTGACCAAAActtatttaatgtttgttcCAATTTAGAGAACTTAGGGAAAACATGAAAGTCTTTAGTCAGTTTTTAACATCAAACGAACATGAACAACTAATCAATAACCTTGAAAGAGAGAAAGAGTTACGTCACCGTTTATCCGAATTGTATAGATATAGAAGTTTAGGTTTAACAACACAAGAGGAAGTGATACATCAAGAACAACACATGGCGTATCAGAAACAACAACAAATGAAACAGAGCAAGTCTGTAAGTATCGCTTGATTGTGCTAAAATATTGCAAGATTTGATGTCACAGCCTTCTTCGTTCTTACGAACTATCAGTATACTGGGTGTTTCAGGTTGGTATTCGCACCCttgtaacttttttgaaaataataattaattaattcctatttataatatatatattataaacTTTTAACTAATTTACGTAAAAACACTGTTTTTTGACATTCCTCGTAGATTAAAACCgtatttaaaactaatttgaaTAACTAGCCATTTTTTGGCtctttaaattgttttcataGGTTTAAATCTGAAACACCCGGTACATTTTCAACCCTGTACGCTAAGGGGGCTGTGCTTGTTGtggttaaataataattgttgcgTGGATGCAGCGCGAATGTGTCATGTATTACTAATTCATACTTCGAATGCACAAAACTAACGTGATGCACGAATATATTGCTTCATTTCGTCATTTGTTCATACCATCATGGTTTGGTTTGTGTGCAGGCTAGACTCAAACGAAACAAATATGTAAACAGAAACAGATTGTATCAGTTTGCATTTCACTTAGGGCAGCAGTGGCTATCAAATATCAGTTCCGGAGGTGCAGTCAAAAAACGGGTAAGGTTTTTGTGCGTGTTACGATTTTGGCAAATTGtcgttttgtttaaatttttaatagaaaaagcgaagaaaaccaaaatttatccgaaaaaaaattcacgtgGTCCGAAGAGCAAAACAACTCGAACTCGGATAATGTAAGACCGCCGTCACCTAATGCCTTACCGTTAGGATCCTTATTGTCCCAACATGAAATACAGGTAAAGTCGGTTTTCCCcgggtttattttttattggaaattttCAGCTTTGCAAGACTTTAAATTTGCAACCCGTCCAATACACCACACTGAAATCGCTTATTATTCAGGTTAGTTGTTTGATTTGTTTGTTTGATTgggtttaattgtttttttttaataggaaaATCTCTTGTCTCCGAATCGACACCGTACCGttgaaattgataaaaattcgTCTGAAGTTAGTGTTAAAGATGTTGTTACGCAATATCTTAGTCACAGTGGCTGGCTTCCAGGGGTTTCTGTTGTCTGATCTTTGATTATGTAAAattggaattaatttttgtttgtcacGATATTTTAGTTAGCTGGGTTAACACTGATGGGTTAGTGTCTTTTTTAGTGTAATCGACacttaaaaattgttgtagtGGCATAATTGTATGTTCCTTTATCAtgtattcggaagtaaaattaccgttgggggcgccactgagctaggtcgaaaacagtaaccataaatggcgggaaaatgtttattcggatattttgagcgttgtacgaattttggggcttcacaattattacattgcctatgcggaatgattatttcatctttgatgcaagaaacttatgttgacaaatgagagatgacgaggaaaacacgaataacgaatgactgtttggttcactttctttattggaaaattattacaaagacattgaaaagcctaccttttggcataatttacgtttaaatgtatcagcagttgttaatctttattgtagttttgtagatttaccgcagcatttcatgattttttcagtggaaaattctaacctaaaattcataacacttcactaatttattggtttcttgagccaaactttgtgttcgctgtgatccattacttataatctttaattagacaactgtttgataacactttgtaatcaaaatttaaatatttttcactttttatccactttcaagttccaacaataaacactttataccacgaaaaactacagaaccaaagtcaacgctagtatttaccaccacgtacttttaaagtaattctttctattgtaagtaattaacactatacacgcaaaattgttgaacaattcattaaatgtcagttaaatgtggcattacgaaaatttctttactgttttcgacatagttcaaaagtcatcaccagagggcttctagttaattttgtttCCGAATTAGGgtgttgaaaaattatcaaagtatttatttttacttcaaatcatGTTTACATAATTACAGTTAATGTAAGGGTACCATTATTTTAAGACTGTTTGTATATATTGTAGATTTTAGTGAAATTAAAGCAAATGACTGAGTctggtgttttttttacaaattgagGTAAGGAAAACTTGGAAATAACGGGCGATAGTATCGGAGTATTTTGCAATtgaaaattcaaaagtttGATTTAGGCGCTGTGACATCTAGTGATTTAATTGTATTAATGTTGGTAATGAAACAATTGGCGGTGGGTCAAATTTAATGGTGGTCGCATTTTCcacaatttaattcgaagaaAAGGTGTTAATGCGTGTATTTTGGACAAATATTTAcagaaaaatgtgaaaagaCTGAGTGTTTCGGTGTGGAGTGGTTAGTCTTGAGAAAAACGGCGGCTTCGGTGTTTTTCAAGtaagtacaaaatttggttaGTAATGGCTGTGGTAATGGTTAACTtctaagacaatttttttttcaatttttatcaaagacATTATGAGTGAAACTAATATGGATTTAGTGAAAATGTGTGTCTTTTGGTCGTAATTTTTGGGTTCAATGACCCCAACGATGGCAAATTTCCTTAATACGAAATTCACAGCCGCCTAGAtcgcaaaaattattaaaattggctCACAAAAACGTTTAATGTAAAATTACGAAGTTAAATCGTAAAAAAACGGCGACGAAATGCTGTTAAACACTCGGACTCTTATTAAACTTTCGTAACAAATTCGAGTCCTTGGGGTAATATTTTGTaatatgttattgttaaacaTGTTTGTGGGgttataaataacaacaaatagttcaatttttaaactttttttagtgAATCCAGGCACAGATAAATTCATTTCGTGGGACTATAGTAGCTTAAATATTAACTACGGCAACTTATCGTCTAGTATATACAAAAAGTGACTAACGGAGAAActtacagggtgtctcaaaattaacGAATTCCGAGTTCAAAGCGTTGTAGAGAATCCCTTCAGTAGTCccaatgtaaaaacaaaatgaagatTTGGGACTTCCCCGCAGAGACATTGGTTGAAACCCagaatcttaatttttttttctatatttggaCTATTGaagcaattctctacaaaGCTCTGAACTaaaattcgccaattttgagacagcCTGTTATCacgataaaatcaaaaaatctgGGTCAATTAagtatgtaaaaatattttttttgaataaaacattgCATTAACAGGTcgatttatattaaatacttattACATTATAAGCTAAATCCTAACCAGTCTTAACGATTCACGCATTTGCACTGTAATAAACCgcaatttccattaaaaaaatcatgataTGATACAACTGCAATTCTCGGCTCGCTCCCATCTTCAAGTGCAATTATATACAATAATTACAAGTAATTACAATTGggtaatttccaaaaaattaataaatgagactgctaaaaaccaattatacattaaataaaagagcaaaaacataaataaagctTTGGTGGACTACTCTACATTCCTTTCAATCCACATTATCCTGGAAAATTAGGCGGACGTACCCCGGAGACCCCGCCAGGGGCGAAGCGCAAAAGGGGCACACGGCGTGAAACCCATTCGTACCATGCGGAATAGCCACATTTGCCCAGTACCTGCAATAAACGTACATTAACccaatcaaaaaataataataataataaactcaCTTGACGGTCTTTTCGGTGGCCATGTGCCCGCACGGGTTGAACGCGAACGTCGGGGGCCCCGAATCGACATAAAACGCCGGCTCGAGCCCCATAAAGACCTTCACAACCGGTCCcaactaaaaaaatacgtcAGAAATTTCGCAACTAAATTGGAAAATCGGTTACTTCTAGGCAAATGGGGCACTTTCGGGCGCCCGAATCCTTGTCTTGGCCCCAATCGTGCAAGCCTTGGACGTGTCCGCAGTTGAGATAAACGTAAGGCTGTTGCAGGTTTTCGTTCGGTGTGACTTTTCGGGGAATGACTAAAGTGTTCAAGCCAACGGGGCACTGCGGGCGACCGGCGTTGATTTCGTCGATTTCGCGCTCCAGGTCGCGTTTGCTCTGAAAATTAGAcgaaaaacaaattgttttacCCGCCACTGAGCTGATTTTCTATTGTTATTGTGGCGGTTTTTACCGTGGCAACTGTTTGTTACCACAGTTACAGACATATTGCAGCGCATTTCTATGGCAACTTTAGGAACCCACCCACATGGGCGGCTCGTTTAGATATAAAaggcaatttattttatttttttcaaaaattaaacttcaaAATACCTGCTTgtgattttttgcaaaataattaaaaaacattttttgttagacGATTAGGGATTCAAAACAAGTATCTTAGTGATGATTATTTAACTGGTCTATTACCGGCGATTTTGTGAGCCCCTCTGCCGACCTCCACAACAGCGTAGCCCCGCACAAATCGATCAAAGTCCCATCTTCCAAAATATTCGTCTCGTTTTCCACCACTTGGCCCTTCTGTTGGGCCGACCTTGACTCCCTCAACGAAAACACACCTCCACCAACAGACGTCTCCAACCAATAACTACACTTGGCATCTCCCCCACAAAACGTCCCTCTTGGATGCATAATTAACACACCATTCGTGGTCAAACCGTCGATTTCGCGCCCGTTTTCCTGCCATTTCGTTGCTTTCTcctgcaaaaaaaaaaacatcacactatttttttccatttaatCATTGTTAAAATACCCCGAGAAATATGTTTTTGGAGGTGTCAAAACCGGCGGCGTATATCCTCGCAATTTTCGGATTCTTCCTATCGCATAAAATCCGACACGCAAATCGCGATATCGTGCTTTGCATCACCTTGGTTTCGCCAGTCTTGTCCCCGGGGACGGTGTCCATGACCACGAAGTCGATGGGGGCTTCCGACGAACGACCgatctaaagaaaaaaattggcaacactctaaaatgcaaaaaacgcTCAATTACTTGAAACATGTCGGTGTCATCGTCGGGGGTGTATTCCACTATGACGGCATGGTTGCGTGAAAGTGTGTAGGATATCGAGTGCTGGTTTGCGTCCAGGATGGCCTGAGACGAATGGGGCGTTTTGACGACATAGTGTTTCGATCTCTTGACTCCGTTCGCTGTTGGTCGTTTGTACAATACGAATTTGCTACGTCGTCTGCCTCGGTCGCCCTGAGGTAGAAAACCGTTGTATCTAAAGACAGAAAGAATGtcaaggtgaaaaaaaatcactccGAAAGTAAATGAATCAAAGGGAAATATTTATAAGCGTGCAGATGAGCCAAAATAAGCAGGTTAGGTGCGTGGAATGAGGAAACCTACAAGTGTGTAAACATTTTactcaaaatatttaacaatccgggctgaaatttattttcaaaagcgCTTCAAACATTTTAGAATTATTCTACGAAAAATACCAAAATCCACATTTTTTTCGTCTAGTGGCAAAAGTAtgtaaaatattgcaaaaaatgctAAACAATATATTTGCAAAACGGAATTatattaagttttaatttaaaagtcaAGATTGCCAAATTAAAACCGAATTAAAATCAAAGTAATGTTTTCTcagtaaattaataaataaattggaaagtgcgagataaaaataatttcgtgtattattttattttatgaattaGAAAGTTTAAACAAAGCACTGATTAATTACActaaatgacaattttaaacttttttaataactgcaataaatttacctcGTTTGGGTTTATTTTATCGAGGTAAGAAAAGAAGAGCCAAAACTTTCTATTACGTATAACTAATTAATCGTTCAGATAGATGTTTCGTAGACAAAAATCAAACTGTATGTaggaaaaagaaaacgaaaaaaaaatatataagggaaattataaaaaatatggaaaaactaaaaactattaatactttttttcactattttactatgtatttcaaataaaaataatcaataagaTGCGATATAAAATCTTAAATGTGTAAAGAggtgaaacaattttttttctattttaagtAGGTTCTCGtattaaataatgaaaataaatcagATATAAGATTAGACCACCATTCagagtacaaaaaaatcacgtaactgaaattaatcaaattttattacaaatccTATTCTGTCTCATCATAATCATAAtttggtaataaatttaattaaactcaGGATGCTTgctttttttcacttttattcaagtaaaataataaaaatgtttcaaaaaacaaaacaattaatgatctaaacaaaaactgttttgcACTGTAGCAGCTTATTACTTAAAAGGCTAACTACTAGAAAatagcatttatttacttatttttaacaaaagtaGAAGCGGGACaacgaaaatgaaaaaaatggttttttaattttattcttagCTGCCAAACAAATGTAACAATGAACCCGTACAGTGAACTTGTGGTTTagcaattattttacaatgtgtttcaacaaaaattctaCTGCGGATAAGATAATAACTTGGAATGAGTATTGCAGACAAAACGGAAGGGACGTCTCGCGTTTTTACCACACAAGGCCAACACACTTTTTTCAACACAAAACCGCAAGAAAGTGGTTCACGGTGACAGGCAAATGATCACGTCCACACTCATGTatttgtataattaaaaagGAAGGAAAAACGCACGGTTTCTCTAAATAAGCGCTGATTAAACGTGTTACTGGAACCATACTGCACTTAATCGAATGTTTAGAggtgaatataggcaattgcAGAACCCCTATAAATGTCACACGAGACTTTTCTTTCTAATCGGATCATCAAATCGAAACCTTACACTTACCCTAAAATGACTAGTTCTCCATATTTGACGAGTTGTTTTGGTTTCTCTGAGTTGGCACTCTCTTGTTCTTCTAATATTGGAGACTCGGTGCCATCCGatctataaaaaaacacattgtttGAGCAAGAAAGTTGGCTACTTTCGTGATTATAATTATGTTCACCAACAGGTCAAGGAAGAAGCttgacaataaataaattcccaCGTACAAAGTGTGCACGCAGGGGTGCCATTCGTGTGCAACTTTGACccgttttattaataattcgtCCGGAACATCCTCCCCATATCGACCGCTTTCTTCCAATAAGATATGCGATATGTCTTCGCCGAATGATTGATGCCGGATTTAAGGCCGCATCAATACAACTAGAGTTGAAAGTTGAGTCCGACGAAACGAAAAAACCGTAATTAACACCGATTCCGACGTAATTATAGGAATTTTCGCCGGTTTTATTGCCGTTGCATGCTTGGAACTATGGTAACTCCCCGACTTGTTTCAAGTAAATTCCGATCCGTTTTCTTGAGTGGTACGAGGTGGTAGCTGACGCAGTGGCGTAGCTGAGTCAAAAAACAGGCGATTTTTGCTAGTTTTTCAATCGGAGATTCGGTCCCATAGTTTTGCAAGAGCGTAACTCAGGTTTTCATTTCGTTTGATTTGTTTCGTTTCTGATTGATAGCCGAGTAACCTCATGGCGCAAGAACTTggaagtgttttttttgttcaaatgtaaaaattattctctccgacattaaatcaaataattcTGAGACGACAAGAACCAACTTGCTGCAGACTTGTCTCGGAGCCGTAGACAGAGGaacaagtttttaattaatcgaCCGAAACTTCACCTGTCAATGACCaacctcaaaaaaaaattcgtagcCTATCCCCACACagtacgatttttttcaagttttgtgTGTGTTTTCGAAGGAGATAGTCGGTTATCGACCCTTCCCGATGTTAATAGACCGTAAATAGGACGCGACTCCTCACATAAATACACGTATAAAATCCCCGACTGACCAGGATCACGTCTTACATAAGACGCTCTATTAAAAGCAGCAACAGCAACGATCTGGAACCGAAGAGATATTTCCTGAAAGCAGGCATCgacttttattttcattttctaacTGTGCATTCTGAATGCTGAAACCGTTTCCTGCTCCGACTTTAGTTTACAAAGAGATGCAAACACCTGCATCTGATATCAAATCAACAACAATGCGTACGTATTTATTTGGACAagagaattattttttcgggTTGAGTGAACCGGTAATTACCCCACGGACGATGCGTGGTCGACAAACTAATGGACCGTTGTCTAAACTTGGTAGAAATATATTCATTCCACTGACCCTTTAATTACAAACGGACCGGAGAAAATGTATTATTAACGCAGGAATGTCGGCCACGTTCGTCGCATATTTTCCGGGGAAAATCCGCAGTTTTCGATTTTCCGCCCACTGATCATTTAGTTTACTTGATTGGCTAATCACCTGTCAAGTGGAAAAAGGTCGCAAGTTTCCTGGCTTCTCACATTTCACCTGCTCCCAAATTGTtccaattaattacaaaaaaccaaaaaaaatcaaaacggTGATAATTTGCTTCATTCCAACTTGACGATAAAATGGAATTTTATCCATGTTTACGTCATGACATGACATGACAAacattggcatttttttgacgcttataattcggaagtaaaattaccgttggaggcgccactgagctaggtcgaaaacagtaaccataaatggcgggaaaaataaaattaatgtttattcggatattttgagcgttgtacgaattttggggcttcacaattattaaattgcctatgcggaatgattattgcatctttgatgcaagaaacttatgttgacaaatgagagatgacgaggaaaacacgaataacgaatgactgtttggttcactttctttattggaaaattattacaaagacattgaaaagcctaccttttggcataatttacgtttaaatgtatcagcagttgttaatctttattgtagttttgtagatttaccgcagcatttcatgattttttcattggaaaattctaacctaaaattcatagcacttcactaatttattggtatcttgagccaaactttgtgttcgctgtgatccattacttataatctttaattagacaactgtttgataacactttgtaatcaaaatttaaatatttttcactttttatccactttcaagttccaacaataaacactttataccacgaaaaactacagaaccaaagtcaacgctagtatttaccaccacgtacttttaaagtaatccTTTCtgttgtaagtaattaacactatacacgcaaaattgttgaacaattcattaaatgtcagttaaatgtggcattacgaaaatttctttactgttttcgacatagttcaaaagtcatcaccagagggcgtctagttaattttatttccgaattgtcaatcaaaataaataactcgtaatccaatcaaaattttttaaattcagtttGTCCTTTATCACCTGAGAGATTATTCCACTCTTTTGAATCTcactgtattttaaaaaaaaaattatagtataCATTTTCAACTAATTTCTAAGACGAGCATGTTCCAAGTTAATTCTTATTCTTGAATAACGTGTTAATATTTTACAGACATTCTTGAAGCGCTCTAAATACGGTTTTATCGAAAGCAGACTTGTAAACGATatgataattaaattattaacaaattataattaaatactcATTGGAATGTGTTTACTGGGTGAAGGTCACGAAATATACGTTGACAAGAATTATATTTTACCCAAACAAGTGAATCTATAATCTGTTATAGTGAAGATAcctaaacaaaaaactttgttgttgcatttttaggaaaatttcgAAGGCTTTTCTgtatctttgaaaaaaatccatttCCCTTCTAATTAGCGAGAAACAGAGACATAGTTGTCGAAATGATAAACAAGCTTTTGTCCTCTCTCCGACATTAATGGAATTACACACACACTTGTCGAAGAACGGTCGTTTCTGGTAcccattgtttaaaaaaataaagcgtGTTGCAATAACTTAGCCGCTAACAAGAGAACTTgcgtttgtttttattaaaataataaacattacGACATTGTATAAGCTTGGTATACGCGGTGTTACAGTTTCTAATTTGCATTCGATGAGAAACGTTACTTCAATTATAATCTCGTTGAGTGCATGGTTGCGGGTCGTTTTGTTGACCCGAGGAAACAACTCCGAATCATGATTTGAAAAACCTTTCACCCGTCGAGGCACAAATTCGAAGGTTTATTACTAACCTCTTTCGTTAATGACCATAACACCGATAAAGGAAATTAaccaaatgaaaaaacgcaaaaCTTATTTGGCAATTATCCAAAAATCGATTGCTCATTAATGGAACACGGAAAAtccacttttacatttttacgtACGTAAGTCGGACAATAGCGCGGCCAACGGTTTATAACAACGAAAGAACGAAGAGGAAAAGGTTGTACTGCCCGGGGCCCCGTATTACGTGCGGCATATGTTCAAAAAATCGAGTAGCTGTGTGtaaaataatcgaaaaaaatgaaaattgttgtggCGGGTAaacattttcgaaattattggatgaattatttatt is a genomic window containing:
- the Ada2b gene encoding transcriptional adapter 2B, which translates into the protein MADLFAKVSCTYCEEEITGIRVQCCVCQDFDICLQCFSTGAEIGTHKNDHAYKFVEHWSVSIFGGKGNWTGGEELQLLDAVELYGFGNWELVSQHVETRTPEEVRDEYISRYLDGNIGKATWAESRDRQPMLIDHVPEDNGPLSPAVIARLPPLDITLEEAQLLGYKPHRDDFEREYDMPAEQLVSTLQLDTAEDTEVEVALKLSMVDMYTRRLRERAKRKRIVRDYQLVAKFFSNQRKDSNKRPLTKEQRELRENMKVFSQFLTSNEHEQLINNLEREKELRHRLSELYRYRSLGLTTQEEVIHQEQHMAYQKQQQMKQSKSGSSGYQISVPEVQSKNGKSEENQNLSEKKFTWSEEQNNSNSDNVRPPSPNALPLGSLLSQHEIQLCKTLNLQPVQYTTLKSLIIQENLLSPNRHRTVEIDKNSSEVSVKDVVTQYLSHSGWLPGVSVV
- the Pli gene encoding protein pellino isoform X2, which encodes MCCLKYLSDSIFIKSDGTESPILEEQESANSEKPKQLVKYGELVILGYNGFLPQGDRGRRRSKFVLYKRPTANGVKRSKHYVVKTPHSSQAILDANQHSISYTLSRNHAVIVEYTPDDDTDMFQIGRSSEAPIDFVVMDTVPGDKTGETKVMQSTISRFACRILCDRKNPKIARIYAAGFDTSKNIFLGEKATKWQENGREIDGLTTNGVLIMHPRGTFCGGDAKCSYWLETSVGGGVFSLRESRSAQQKGQVVENETNILEDGTLIDLCGATLLWRSAEGLTKSPSKRDLEREIDEINAGRPQCPVGLNTLVIPRKVTPNENLQQPYVYLNCGHVQGLHDWGQDKDSGARKCPICLELGPVVKVFMGLEPAFYVDSGPPTFAFNPCGHMATEKTVKYWANVAIPHGTNGFHAVCPFCASPLAGSPGYVRLIFQDNVD
- the Pli gene encoding protein pellino isoform X1, encoding MDERKMEPKEVSTEVLVKVYCEIEWCFSDSGDNNMLIKKMKLSDGTESPILEEQESANSEKPKQLVKYGELVILGYNGFLPQGDRGRRRSKFVLYKRPTANGVKRSKHYVVKTPHSSQAILDANQHSISYTLSRNHAVIVEYTPDDDTDMFQIGRSSEAPIDFVVMDTVPGDKTGETKVMQSTISRFACRILCDRKNPKIARIYAAGFDTSKNIFLGEKATKWQENGREIDGLTTNGVLIMHPRGTFCGGDAKCSYWLETSVGGGVFSLRESRSAQQKGQVVENETNILEDGTLIDLCGATLLWRSAEGLTKSPSKRDLEREIDEINAGRPQCPVGLNTLVIPRKVTPNENLQQPYVYLNCGHVQGLHDWGQDKDSGARKCPICLELGPVVKVFMGLEPAFYVDSGPPTFAFNPCGHMATEKTVKYWANVAIPHGTNGFHAVCPFCASPLAGSPGYVRLIFQDNVD
- the Pli gene encoding protein pellino isoform X3, producing the protein MVKRSDGTESPILEEQESANSEKPKQLVKYGELVILGYNGFLPQGDRGRRRSKFVLYKRPTANGVKRSKHYVVKTPHSSQAILDANQHSISYTLSRNHAVIVEYTPDDDTDMFQIGRSSEAPIDFVVMDTVPGDKTGETKVMQSTISRFACRILCDRKNPKIARIYAAGFDTSKNIFLGEKATKWQENGREIDGLTTNGVLIMHPRGTFCGGDAKCSYWLETSVGGGVFSLRESRSAQQKGQVVENETNILEDGTLIDLCGATLLWRSAEGLTKSPSKRDLEREIDEINAGRPQCPVGLNTLVIPRKVTPNENLQQPYVYLNCGHVQGLHDWGQDKDSGARKCPICLELGPVVKVFMGLEPAFYVDSGPPTFAFNPCGHMATEKTVKYWANVAIPHGTNGFHAVCPFCASPLAGSPGYVRLIFQDNVD